Proteins from a single region of Gemmatimonadaceae bacterium:
- a CDS encoding SDR family oxidoreductase, translated as MELRGRVALVTGAGRRVGRALAVGLGGQGMTVAAHYHASDAGARETAELIRQAGGAAWLVSADLTSGDAPAELVRRVTTELGGLDVLINSSAVMERTPLGEVTAARWDAMMALNLRAPFLLAQAAAPHLAKSHGAIVNIADLAAFETWPAYIPHGISKSGIVYMTRALARTLAPNVRVNGVAPGAVLLPDGWTEDDAAKLRESTPLARLGSPDDVVSAVLYLLGADYVTGETLIVDGGRHVRK; from the coding sequence GTGGAGCTTCGCGGTCGAGTCGCGCTGGTGACGGGAGCCGGCAGGCGTGTCGGCCGGGCGCTCGCGGTCGGACTCGGCGGCCAGGGCATGACCGTCGCCGCGCATTATCACGCGAGCGATGCCGGCGCACGGGAGACTGCCGAGCTCATTCGCCAGGCTGGTGGGGCAGCGTGGCTCGTCTCCGCTGACCTAACGAGTGGCGATGCGCCCGCAGAGCTCGTTCGCCGGGTGACCACCGAGCTCGGTGGCCTGGATGTGCTCATCAACTCATCGGCCGTCATGGAGCGTACGCCGCTCGGCGAGGTTACGGCGGCTCGATGGGACGCAATGATGGCGCTGAATCTGCGCGCGCCATTTCTCCTCGCGCAGGCTGCGGCGCCTCATCTTGCGAAATCGCACGGCGCCATCGTCAACATCGCCGATCTCGCCGCGTTCGAGACCTGGCCGGCGTACATTCCGCACGGCATCTCGAAGTCGGGGATCGTCTACATGACGCGTGCGCTCGCGCGCACGCTCGCGCCTAACGTCCGTGTCAACGGCGTTGCGCCCGGTGCGGTGTTGCTTCCGGACGGATGGACGGAGGACGACGCGGCGAAGCTCCGCGAATCGACACCCCTCGCGCGGCTCGGATCGCCGGATGATGTCGTCTCGGCCGTCTTGTATTTGCTCGGCGCCGACTATGTCACGGGTGAGACATTGATCGTCGACGGTGGTCGCCATGTCCGAAAGTGA
- a CDS encoding serine hydrolase domain-containing protein has product MSILVTVRSAPHRHRAAVLFLLGGVACAGAPGPIARSQSLPSTSAPERVALRDSLSAILTRAHNDSAFPGAYAIVGTHAGILAEDSVGHLDWGPSAVPDEHSLWDLASLTKVVGMTTAMMQLHEQGKVDLDAPLQRYIPEWRGPHKELVTIRHLITHTSGLPAFEPYDRQTHDPDSLAKLMFATPLDTLPGVRMIYSDIGAYMLGRLVERLSGESLDQYVLNHVFHPLGMNETMYRPPAALKPRIAPTEIDPIRGGKVWGVVHDERAYYLGGVSAHAGIFSSGYDLARFARMYLNNGTLDGVRIIKPETIALFTTRQVQDRALGWQKPDGRNSAGHLMSERAFGHTGFTGTSIWIDPARDVFVILLSNRVNPTRANTKIGRVRVALADAVMSTMARLPISAQSSHP; this is encoded by the coding sequence ATGAGCATACTCGTCACCGTGCGCTCTGCCCCTCACCGCCATCGCGCAGCCGTCCTGTTTCTCCTCGGCGGCGTCGCCTGCGCCGGTGCACCCGGACCGATCGCGAGATCGCAGTCTCTACCTTCGACCTCGGCACCCGAACGCGTTGCGTTGCGCGATTCATTGAGCGCCATTCTGACACGAGCGCACAACGACAGTGCCTTTCCGGGCGCGTACGCCATCGTTGGGACGCACGCCGGTATCCTCGCCGAAGACAGTGTCGGTCACCTCGATTGGGGTCCGAGCGCAGTACCCGACGAGCACTCGCTCTGGGATCTCGCATCGCTCACCAAGGTCGTCGGCATGACCACGGCGATGATGCAGCTGCACGAGCAGGGAAAGGTCGACCTCGACGCGCCGCTCCAGCGCTACATCCCCGAGTGGCGTGGTCCGCACAAGGAGCTCGTTACGATCCGACATCTCATCACGCATACGTCGGGGCTCCCCGCCTTCGAACCGTACGATCGACAGACGCACGATCCGGATAGCCTAGCGAAGCTGATGTTCGCGACGCCGCTCGACACGCTCCCGGGCGTACGTATGATCTACAGCGATATCGGAGCTTATATGCTCGGCCGGCTCGTCGAGCGTCTCTCCGGCGAGTCGCTCGATCAGTATGTGCTCAACCACGTGTTCCACCCGCTCGGGATGAACGAGACGATGTATCGCCCGCCTGCCGCCCTCAAGCCACGCATCGCACCGACGGAGATCGATCCCATCCGCGGCGGCAAGGTCTGGGGTGTCGTGCATGATGAGCGCGCGTACTACCTGGGCGGCGTATCCGCGCACGCGGGCATTTTCAGCTCCGGATACGACCTTGCGCGGTTCGCGCGGATGTATCTGAATAACGGAACCCTCGACGGCGTACGCATCATTAAACCGGAGACGATCGCGCTGTTCACGACGCGTCAGGTGCAGGACCGCGCGCTGGGCTGGCAGAAGCCCGACGGACGCAATTCTGCCGGTCACCTCATGTCGGAGCGTGCCTTCGGTCATACCGGATTCACCGGCACGTCGATCTGGATTGACCCGGCGCGCGATGTGTTCGTCATTCTCCTCAGCAACCGCGTGAACCCGACGCGCGCGAACACCAAGATCGGTCGCGTTCGTGTCGCGCTCGCGGACGCCGTGATGTCGACGATGGCTCGCTTACCCATTTCCGCGCAGAGCTCCCACCCATGA
- a CDS encoding inositol-3-phosphate synthase, translating into MQASSKGPKSAASGARSSIRPATGKLGILTPGLGAVATTFMAGVESIRRGLSKPIGSLTQMATIRLGKRTEKRAPLIKEFVPLAELDDLVFGAWDPIADDALTAACKAGVLEQRDIEPLADFLREIKPMPAVFDNRYVTRIHGENVKHGKTKRDLAEQLRQDIRDFKTKNRLDRVVAVWCASTETYIKSGPQHATIEQFEKAMESNDDLIAPSMLYAWACIMEGVPYCNGAPNLAVDTPALMQLAIDRGVPISGKDFKTGQTWMKTVIAPGLKARMLGLAGWYSTNILGNRDGEVLDDPASFKTKEESKLSVLHTVLQPEIYPDLYKDFSHVVRINYYPPRGDNKEGWDNIDIFGWMGYPMQIKVNFLCRDSILAAPIVLDLALFSDFAQRAGLKGIQEWLSFYYKSPMAAPALKPEHDLFIQQTKLKNTLRHLMGEEQITHLGLEYYQS; encoded by the coding sequence GTGCAGGCTTCGTCCAAAGGCCCGAAGAGCGCCGCATCCGGCGCTCGCTCTTCCATTCGTCCAGCGACCGGGAAGCTCGGCATCCTAACGCCGGGACTCGGCGCCGTGGCCACGACATTCATGGCCGGCGTCGAGAGTATTCGTCGCGGGCTGTCCAAGCCGATTGGATCGCTGACCCAGATGGCGACGATTCGCCTGGGTAAGCGAACCGAGAAGCGCGCACCGCTGATCAAGGAGTTCGTTCCGCTGGCGGAGCTGGACGATCTCGTTTTCGGCGCCTGGGATCCGATCGCCGACGACGCGCTGACAGCAGCATGCAAAGCGGGCGTTCTCGAGCAGCGCGATATCGAGCCGCTCGCGGATTTTCTGCGCGAGATCAAGCCGATGCCGGCGGTGTTCGACAATCGTTATGTCACTCGCATTCACGGCGAGAACGTGAAGCACGGCAAAACGAAGCGAGATCTCGCCGAGCAGCTTCGGCAGGACATTCGCGACTTCAAAACAAAGAATCGCCTCGACCGCGTGGTTGCGGTATGGTGCGCGTCTACGGAGACATACATCAAGTCGGGCCCGCAGCACGCGACGATCGAGCAGTTCGAGAAAGCGATGGAGAGCAACGACGACCTGATCGCGCCGTCGATGCTCTACGCGTGGGCGTGCATCATGGAGGGCGTGCCATACTGCAATGGAGCGCCGAATCTCGCCGTCGACACTCCGGCGCTGATGCAGCTCGCGATAGATCGTGGTGTCCCGATTTCAGGAAAGGATTTCAAGACGGGTCAGACGTGGATGAAGACCGTCATCGCGCCGGGTCTCAAGGCGCGCATGCTCGGACTCGCCGGATGGTACTCGACGAACATCCTCGGCAATCGGGATGGCGAGGTGCTGGACGACCCAGCGTCGTTCAAGACGAAAGAAGAGTCCAAGTTGAGCGTGCTGCACACGGTTCTGCAGCCGGAGATTTACCCCGATCTCTACAAGGATTTCTCCCACGTCGTGCGCATCAATTACTACCCGCCGCGCGGAGACAACAAGGAAGGCTGGGATAACATCGACATCTTCGGGTGGATGGGCTACCCGATGCAGATCAAGGTGAACTTCCTGTGCCGCGATTCGATTCTGGCGGCTCCCATCGTGCTCGATCTGGCGCTGTTCTCGGATTTCGCCCAACGCGCCGGGCTGAAGGGGATTCAGGAATGGTTAAGCTTCTATTACAAAAGCCCGATGGCCGCTCCCGCTCTCAAGCCAGAACACGATCTTTTCATCCAGCAGACGAAGCTCAAGAACACTCTGCGGCACCTCATGGGTGAGGAACAGATCACGCATCTGGGACTGGAGTACTACCAGTCGTAG
- a CDS encoding DUF4149 domain-containing protein, translating into MTGRGVPITEAVLLAFWIGAALLFALVVAPAAFAVLPTRTLAGALVGRVLPAIFYGGVVIGSVVVILDVIGRSGSWGRTAAAAVSALACAVAQLIVGTRIERLRSAIGGPLDALAMDDPRRIAFGKLHAISVGWLGIALLAAVVALALAVRALPARE; encoded by the coding sequence ATGACCGGTCGCGGCGTACCCATCACCGAGGCGGTGCTGCTCGCCTTCTGGATCGGCGCCGCGCTGCTCTTCGCGCTTGTCGTCGCACCAGCGGCGTTCGCGGTGTTGCCGACGCGCACGCTCGCCGGTGCCCTCGTCGGTCGTGTTCTCCCCGCGATCTTCTATGGCGGCGTCGTCATTGGCTCCGTGGTCGTCATTCTCGATGTCATCGGCCGCAGTGGGTCGTGGGGACGCACTGCGGCGGCCGCCGTTTCAGCCTTGGCGTGCGCGGTCGCACAGTTGATTGTGGGTACGCGCATCGAGCGCCTCCGCTCCGCGATCGGCGGACCGTTGGATGCGCTTGCGATGGATGACCCCCGTCGTATTGCGTTCGGTAAGCTGCATGCGATCAGCGTCGGCTGGCTTGGAATCGCTCTGCTCGCTGCCGTCGTCGCGCTCGCGCTCGCCGTTCGCGCGCTCCCAGCCAGGGAATGA
- a CDS encoding CDP-alcohol phosphatidyltransferase family protein gives MRILPDWLKNGYLRVIDPVANWLVRRRVHPNTITAIGTACSITGGVIYGTGHISVGGFFLGLTALFDVLDGTVARRSKQSSTFGAFLDSTLDRLADGAVLGGLAVFYALSPAHRSVPMVVVCLAGIIGSFLTSYTRARAEALGLDAKVGMLQRPERVVLLSVPQAFFGLALHGWVLALIIIFLTVTAWITVVQRVAFVYNQTAPHLEADTLRFSDGEKPRWLRRRRSVSRSLLKGD, from the coding sequence ATGAGAATTCTGCCGGACTGGTTGAAAAACGGGTACCTGCGTGTCATCGATCCGGTCGCGAACTGGCTGGTCCGCCGTCGAGTTCATCCAAATACTATCACAGCTATCGGCACCGCCTGTTCGATTACGGGCGGCGTCATCTATGGGACGGGGCACATCTCTGTCGGTGGGTTCTTTCTTGGCCTCACCGCCCTTTTTGACGTCCTCGACGGCACGGTTGCTCGCCGTTCCAAACAAAGCTCCACCTTCGGCGCATTTCTCGACTCCACACTCGATCGGCTTGCCGACGGAGCCGTTCTCGGCGGGCTCGCTGTTTTTTATGCACTGAGTCCGGCGCACCGCAGTGTGCCGATGGTTGTCGTGTGTCTCGCTGGTATTATCGGTTCGTTCCTTACCTCGTACACGCGGGCACGCGCCGAGGCACTCGGCTTGGACGCGAAGGTAGGAATGCTGCAACGGCCTGAACGTGTCGTGCTCTTGTCGGTGCCGCAGGCATTCTTCGGTCTCGCGCTGCATGGCTGGGTGCTCGCGCTCATCATCATCTTTCTCACCGTGACGGCATGGATCACCGTGGTCCAGCGCGTCGCCTTCGTCTACAACCAAACCGCGCCGCATCTCGAGGCGGATACGCTACGATTCTCCGACGGCGAAAAGCCGCGTTGGCTGCGGCGTCGGCGGAGTGTGTCGCGCTCTCTACTGAAAGGAGATTGA
- a CDS encoding PHP domain-containing protein: MTDTDSPFVDLHTHSTASDGARAPRDVVRAARALELAALALTDHDTVDGLAEATDEGRLQGVRIVPGIELSAVEDDSETHILGLHLQEVGRLETQLRGLRTMRLTRAERIVCRLNELGVRVTLEDVLSQSGGGAVGRPHIARALVNDGWATDLRDAFDRYLGNGRAAFVPKDRLSIGDAIAMIHEAGGLAVLAHPAQFGTRKRIEALVALGLDGVEVRHPSHNAEDVARLSALVEHFRLVASGGSDWHGVTEGGRTLGMMRVPFAWLERQDQVIAARRSHRGGDHEAYVA, translated from the coding sequence ATGACTGATACCGATTCGCCATTTGTCGATCTGCACACGCACTCGACGGCGTCGGACGGCGCGCGAGCCCCGCGCGACGTGGTGCGTGCCGCGCGCGCGCTGGAACTCGCCGCACTGGCGCTGACCGATCACGACACGGTCGACGGACTTGCCGAAGCGACGGATGAAGGCCGCCTCCAGGGAGTCCGGATCGTTCCAGGTATCGAGTTGAGTGCCGTCGAGGACGACAGCGAGACCCACATCCTCGGGTTGCATCTTCAGGAGGTGGGTCGGCTCGAGACGCAGCTCCGTGGTCTGCGAACGATGCGCCTAACGCGAGCCGAGCGTATCGTCTGCCGGCTGAACGAGCTCGGCGTGCGCGTCACGCTCGAGGATGTCCTGTCGCAGTCGGGTGGGGGGGCCGTCGGGCGGCCGCACATTGCCCGCGCGCTGGTCAACGATGGGTGGGCAACCGACCTGCGCGACGCCTTCGATCGCTATCTCGGCAACGGGCGGGCGGCGTTCGTCCCGAAAGACCGGTTATCGATCGGCGACGCGATTGCAATGATTCACGAGGCCGGAGGTCTCGCCGTTCTCGCGCACCCGGCCCAATTCGGTACGCGCAAACGAATCGAAGCCTTGGTTGCGCTGGGGCTGGATGGTGTGGAGGTGCGTCATCCGAGTCACAATGCCGAAGACGTTGCGCGGCTTTCGGCGCTCGTCGAGCATTTCCGGCTCGTCGCGAGCGGCGGGTCGGATTGGCATGGCGTGACCGAAGGCGGCCGCACGTTAGGTATGATGCGCGTGCCGTTCGCCTGGCTCGAGCGGCAGGATCAGGTCATTGCCGCTCGCCGTTCGCATCGTGGCGGCGATCACGAAGCGTACGTAGCCTAA
- a CDS encoding thiamine pyrophosphate-dependent dehydrogenase E1 component subunit alpha, whose product MATRVPAGGKRAARDGKRHETTYPAGLTREQVLELYYWMRLTRTLEERLVALYRQTKVVGGLFRSLGQEADAVGSAFALRPEDVLSPLIRNLGSMLVKGATPVEILRQYMAKGDSPTRGRELNIHFGDTARGYIGQISPLGDMVPVMAGVTLSFKMRGEKRVGLVYVGDGATSTGAFHEGINFAAVQRCPLVIVVENNGYAYSTPTRKQTLAKQFVDKAIGYGIPGEQADGNDVIAAYEVTKRAVDRARAGEGVSLVELMTYRRKGHAEHDNQSYVPAGEIDRWAKQNDPVDRYVARLRGEFAFSDAEISDVDERVRREIDDATDVAEHSAAPEPLDALVGIYASPPAEQPLWFRRGKRTTVDSSERAEGWGTFPASNGAASEGRAAREND is encoded by the coding sequence ATGGCGACTCGCGTCCCGGCGGGCGGCAAGCGAGCGGCACGAGATGGCAAGCGGCACGAGACAACGTATCCAGCCGGCCTCACGCGCGAGCAGGTGCTCGAGCTGTACTACTGGATGCGTCTCACGCGCACGCTCGAGGAACGGCTCGTCGCGCTGTACCGGCAGACGAAGGTCGTGGGCGGCCTGTTTCGCTCGTTGGGCCAGGAGGCCGACGCGGTCGGGAGCGCATTCGCGCTGCGTCCGGAGGACGTGCTCTCGCCGTTGATTCGCAATCTCGGCTCGATGCTCGTCAAGGGCGCCACGCCAGTGGAGATCCTGCGACAATACATGGCGAAGGGTGACTCGCCGACGCGTGGGCGTGAGCTGAACATTCATTTCGGCGATACGGCGCGCGGTTATATCGGTCAGATCTCACCACTCGGTGACATGGTGCCGGTGATGGCCGGCGTAACGCTGAGCTTCAAGATGCGCGGCGAGAAGCGCGTTGGCCTCGTGTATGTGGGAGACGGCGCGACATCGACCGGTGCGTTTCACGAGGGGATCAACTTTGCCGCGGTGCAGCGCTGCCCGCTCGTGATCGTCGTCGAGAACAACGGCTATGCCTATTCGACGCCGACACGCAAGCAGACCCTCGCGAAACAGTTCGTCGACAAAGCGATCGGCTATGGCATTCCCGGCGAGCAGGCAGACGGCAACGACGTGATCGCCGCGTACGAAGTTACTAAACGCGCGGTTGACCGGGCTCGCGCCGGCGAAGGGGTGTCGCTCGTCGAGTTGATGACGTATCGTCGAAAGGGGCACGCCGAGCACGACAATCAGTCCTACGTGCCGGCAGGCGAAATCGACCGCTGGGCCAAGCAGAATGATCCGGTCGATCGTTATGTTGCCCGGCTGCGCGGCGAATTCGCTTTCTCCGACGCAGAGATTAGTGACGTGGACGAGCGAGTCCGCCGCGAGATCGATGACGCGACCGACGTCGCGGAGCATTCGGCAGCACCCGAGCCGCTGGACGCACTCGTCGGCATCTATGCGTCGCCGCCGGCTGAGCAACCGCTCTGGTTCCGGCGCGGGAAGCGGACAACCGTGGACTCGAGCGAGCGAGCGGAAGGCTGGGGTACCTTTCCGGCGTCGAATGGCGCTGCTTCCGAAGGCCGCGCCGCGCGCGAGAACGATTGA
- a CDS encoding MBL fold metallo-hydrolase codes for MKIDWRTVGAFQENSYLVVDPATQRAVLVDPGAEGEQLVHMVRASEGILDAIWLTHAHIDHIGAIAAVKRVWDVPIYMHPADKPLYDRAAMQAAAYGLPFEQPPDPDHELAEGDVLSVGALQFDVFHVPGHAPGHVAFICGGHMLGGDLLFAGSIGRTDLPLADPDRMVESLERVATLPDETVVYPGHGPTTSIGRERATNPFLTGVVRVVRR; via the coding sequence GTGAAGATCGATTGGCGTACGGTCGGCGCATTTCAGGAGAACAGCTATCTCGTCGTCGATCCGGCGACGCAACGCGCCGTCCTGGTGGATCCCGGTGCCGAGGGCGAGCAGCTCGTCCATATGGTGCGCGCCTCCGAAGGCATCCTGGATGCCATCTGGTTAACGCATGCTCACATCGACCACATTGGCGCAATCGCGGCGGTGAAGCGTGTGTGGGATGTTCCGATCTACATGCATCCGGCGGACAAGCCACTGTATGATCGCGCCGCCATGCAGGCGGCGGCCTACGGCCTGCCATTCGAGCAACCACCGGATCCGGATCATGAGCTGGCGGAGGGCGATGTTCTCAGTGTCGGGGCACTGCAGTTCGATGTGTTTCATGTGCCCGGTCACGCTCCGGGACATGTCGCATTCATTTGCGGAGGTCACATGCTCGGCGGAGATCTGCTCTTCGCCGGGTCGATCGGCCGAACCGACTTGCCGCTTGCCGATCCGGACCGAATGGTCGAATCGCTCGAGCGGGTCGCGACGCTGCCTGACGAGACAGTGGTCTATCCCGGTCATGGACCAACAACGTCGATCGGCCGCGAGCGAGCGACGAATCCGTTCCTCACCGGTGTCGTCAGGGTCGTTAGGCGATGA
- a CDS encoding dihydrolipoamide acetyltransferase family protein — MARVDVVMPQMGESIAEGTLSRWLKKVGDEIKRDEPIFEISTDKVDAEIPSPSNGVLAEILVTEGQTVPVQTVVARLETEKGAAIGGSGGAAPATSVVGPKGTPAGAPAMAAGGGGSAPRAAAGGPPASQHKAATSAPSHPSPAPRTAPPQPNGGNSLEERLRTKSSPLVRKIAAEHGIELSAMQGSGVAGRVTKRDILEFLESGAAAPAAATRPSVYAPAGVEQLGPLPEAWPGDVVESMTQIRRLTSDHMVAARRTAAHVTSFFEIDLTRIARLRAKARADFEAKTGQKLTFLPFIIKVVVDGLKQHPVLNAAVAGTSIIYRKQYNIGIAVALDWGLIVPVIKRAEDLSITGLTRQLNDLAQRARTKRLQPQEVQGATFSITNPGVFGSLMGTPIIPLNTSAILGLGAIEKRPKVLAGADGEDTIAIRTCAYFSLSFDHRIVDGADADKFLAFLKQGLENFPEAGVV, encoded by the coding sequence GTGGCTCGCGTAGATGTGGTGATGCCCCAGATGGGGGAATCGATCGCGGAGGGAACGCTCTCGCGCTGGCTGAAGAAGGTCGGCGACGAGATCAAGCGCGACGAACCGATCTTCGAGATCTCGACGGACAAGGTAGACGCGGAGATTCCGTCGCCGTCGAATGGTGTGCTCGCCGAGATTCTCGTCACGGAAGGGCAGACGGTGCCGGTGCAGACGGTGGTTGCGCGGCTCGAGACGGAGAAGGGGGCGGCGATCGGTGGCTCCGGTGGTGCGGCGCCCGCGACGAGCGTCGTCGGGCCGAAGGGGACCCCGGCCGGAGCCCCGGCGATGGCTGCGGGTGGAGGCGGCTCGGCGCCGCGTGCGGCAGCGGGGGGCCCCCCCGCTTCGCAACATAAGGCCGCTACGTCAGCACCCTCGCATCCTTCTCCCGCGCCCCGAACCGCTCCACCGCAGCCTAACGGCGGTAATTCTCTCGAGGAGCGCCTGCGCACCAAGTCCTCTCCGCTCGTACGAAAAATCGCTGCGGAACACGGTATCGAGTTGAGCGCCATGCAGGGCTCTGGCGTCGCGGGGCGTGTCACGAAGCGCGACATCCTCGAGTTCCTCGAATCCGGTGCCGCGGCCCCAGCGGCTGCCACGCGCCCCTCCGTGTACGCTCCGGCTGGCGTCGAACAACTCGGACCGCTGCCGGAGGCCTGGCCGGGCGACGTCGTCGAGTCGATGACACAGATCCGTCGCCTAACGAGTGACCACATGGTCGCGGCTCGTCGTACCGCCGCGCATGTCACTTCGTTCTTCGAGATCGATCTCACGCGAATCGCGCGACTGCGCGCGAAAGCACGTGCCGACTTCGAGGCGAAGACCGGCCAGAAGCTCACGTTCCTTCCGTTCATCATCAAGGTCGTCGTCGACGGATTGAAGCAGCATCCCGTACTCAACGCGGCCGTCGCAGGCACGAGCATCATCTACCGCAAGCAGTACAACATTGGAATTGCGGTCGCGCTCGATTGGGGCCTGATTGTACCCGTGATCAAGCGTGCTGAAGATCTGTCCATCACCGGACTCACTCGTCAGCTCAACGATCTCGCACAGCGAGCTCGCACGAAGCGCCTGCAGCCACAGGAAGTGCAGGGTGCGACCTTCTCCATCACGAACCCCGGTGTCTTCGGCTCGTTGATGGGCACACCGATCATTCCGCTCAACACGTCGGCGATCCTTGGTCTTGGCGCCATCGAGAAGCGGCCCAAGGTCCTCGCCGGCGCCGACGGCGAGGATACGATCGCGATTCGCACCTGCGCCTACTTCTCCCTGTCCTTCGACCATCGCATCGTAGACGGCGCCGACGCCGACAAATTCCTCGCGTTCCTCAAGCAGGGTCTCGAGAACTTCCCAGAAGCCGGAGTGGTCTGA
- a CDS encoding alpha-ketoacid dehydrogenase subunit beta: MTEITYLEAIREALFEEMERDDDVFCLGEDIAAYGGAFKVTEGLSQRFGEQRVIDTPISEVGIVGAAAGAAHMGMRPVVEMQFIDFIANAYDMLTNYVATARYRANLPCPMVVRGPSGGYVRGGPFHSQNPEAGFIHTPGLKVVYPSTAEDAKGLLKSAIRDEDCVLFFEHKYLYRRIKGTMPTGDHTVPIGKARLAREGRDLSIITYAAMVWKALEAADQLEKEDGLSVDVVDLRTLSPLDDEAIEATTRKTNRVLVVHEDTRTGGIAGEIVARINESCFAWLDAPVLRVTAHDVPLPYAPQLEDFVLPQTSDIVTAARALAAY, encoded by the coding sequence ATGACGGAAATCACCTACCTGGAAGCGATTCGTGAGGCGCTCTTCGAGGAGATGGAGCGCGACGACGACGTGTTCTGCCTCGGCGAAGACATCGCGGCGTACGGCGGCGCGTTCAAAGTTACTGAAGGGCTATCGCAGCGGTTCGGTGAACAACGCGTGATCGACACGCCGATCTCGGAGGTCGGCATCGTTGGCGCGGCGGCGGGCGCGGCGCATATGGGCATGCGCCCGGTGGTGGAGATGCAGTTCATCGACTTCATCGCGAACGCATACGACATGCTCACGAACTACGTCGCCACGGCGCGCTATCGAGCGAACCTGCCTTGTCCAATGGTTGTTCGCGGTCCGAGTGGCGGGTACGTGCGTGGGGGACCGTTTCATTCACAGAATCCCGAAGCGGGATTCATCCACACGCCTGGACTGAAGGTCGTCTATCCGTCGACGGCGGAGGACGCAAAGGGACTCCTCAAGTCGGCGATTCGCGACGAGGACTGCGTGCTGTTCTTCGAGCACAAGTATTTGTATCGCCGGATCAAAGGCACGATGCCGACGGGTGATCACACCGTCCCGATTGGGAAGGCGCGTCTCGCACGTGAAGGTCGCGATCTGTCGATCATCACGTATGCGGCGATGGTGTGGAAGGCGCTCGAGGCAGCCGATCAGCTGGAGAAGGAGGACGGCCTTTCGGTGGATGTCGTCGATCTTCGCACACTGAGTCCGCTGGACGACGAGGCGATCGAGGCGACGACCAGGAAGACGAACCGTGTCCTCGTCGTACACGAGGATACTCGGACCGGCGGCATCGCGGGCGAGATCGTCGCTCGCATCAACGAGAGCTGCTTCGCGTGGCTCGATGCGCCGGTGCTGCGCGTGACGGCCCATGACGTGCCTCTGCCATACGCGCCCCAGCTCGAGGACTTCGTTCTGCCGCAGACGAGCGATATCGTGACCGCGGCCCGCGCGCTCGCGGCGTACTAA
- the trxB gene encoding thioredoxin-disulfide reductase, with the protein MGKSFTYDVVIIGAGPAGMCAALYAGRSMLSAVVLERGFPGGELLNTELVEDYPGFERVLGHELAEKFHTHAAKFGAEFKNGIHVTSVRKGEDGLFDSETSDGDVYRSPAVIVTAGGTPVKLGIPGELEYAGKGVSYCAICDGAFFKKQTIAVIGGGDAATEEADFLTRYADKVYLIHRRDTLRSSKILQQRLFENPKIEVIWNTVVDRIEGDDQGLVRMLRLRNLNTYEERDLASTGVFIFVGFRPNTGIIADHVRHDAMGYLLTDVNMETSIPGLFAAGDLRSQLTRQVTTAVGDATTAAIAVEKYLKGRSNGGPEITGTGGYSA; encoded by the coding sequence ATGGGAAAAAGCTTTACATACGACGTCGTGATCATCGGTGCGGGACCCGCGGGCATGTGTGCCGCGCTTTACGCGGGTCGCTCGATGCTGAGTGCGGTCGTGCTCGAGCGAGGATTCCCTGGGGGAGAGCTTCTCAACACAGAGCTCGTCGAGGATTATCCGGGATTCGAGCGTGTTCTCGGTCACGAGCTGGCGGAGAAGTTTCACACGCACGCCGCGAAGTTCGGCGCCGAGTTCAAGAATGGCATTCACGTCACATCGGTGCGGAAGGGCGAGGACGGGCTGTTCGATTCGGAAACGAGCGACGGAGATGTTTATCGCTCGCCCGCAGTCATCGTGACTGCAGGTGGAACTCCCGTAAAGCTCGGAATTCCGGGGGAGCTCGAGTACGCGGGGAAGGGCGTGTCGTACTGTGCAATCTGTGACGGCGCATTCTTCAAGAAGCAGACGATCGCCGTGATTGGTGGCGGCGATGCGGCGACCGAGGAGGCGGATTTCCTCACGAGATATGCGGACAAGGTGTATTTGATTCATCGTCGCGATACGCTGCGCTCTTCGAAGATTCTGCAACAGCGCCTGTTCGAGAACCCGAAGATCGAAGTCATCTGGAACACGGTGGTGGATCGCATCGAGGGAGACGATCAGGGGCTCGTGCGCATGCTCAGGTTGCGGAACCTGAACACCTATGAGGAGCGAGATCTCGCGTCGACCGGCGTCTTCATCTTCGTCGGATTCCGTCCGAACACCGGAATCATCGCCGATCACGTTCGACACGACGCGATGGGATACCTGCTCACCGACGTCAACATGGAGACCTCGATCCCTGGTCTCTTCGCCGCAGGCGATCTGCGATCTCAACTCACGCGCCAGGTAACGACCGCCGTCGGCGATGCGACGACCGCCGCGATTGCGGTTGAGAAATATCTCAAGGGACGAAGCAACGGCGGACCCGAGATCACCGGGACCGGAGGCTACTCGGCGTGA